Proteins found in one Actinokineospora alba genomic segment:
- a CDS encoding type II toxin-antitoxin system RatA family toxin yields MPIVHTKHTTDRPPADVWAAVLDCESFPTYMAEVVDVRLLEDEGARRLARWSVLLKGSELEWEEEEVVDAERMRIDFQQLDGDLAYFAGYWQVSAVGDATLVELYVDFDIGIPLMADMLNPVAARALEDNAKGILVSLGDRAPSPTGSSS; encoded by the coding sequence GTGCCGATCGTGCACACGAAACACACCACTGATCGACCGCCCGCGGACGTCTGGGCCGCGGTGCTCGACTGCGAGTCGTTCCCCACCTATATGGCCGAGGTGGTGGACGTGCGGCTGCTCGAGGACGAGGGCGCTCGCCGCCTGGCGCGGTGGTCGGTCCTGCTCAAGGGCTCGGAGCTGGAGTGGGAAGAGGAGGAGGTGGTCGACGCCGAGCGCATGCGCATCGACTTCCAGCAGCTCGACGGCGACCTGGCCTACTTCGCCGGCTACTGGCAGGTCAGCGCCGTTGGCGACGCCACCCTGGTGGAGCTGTACGTGGACTTCGACATCGGCATCCCGCTGATGGCCGACATGCTCAACCCGGTGGCGGCCCGGGCACTGGAGGACAACGCCAAGGGCATCCTGGTCAGCCTCGGTGACCGCGCGCCGTCGCCGACGGGGTCGTCGTCATGA